The Anas acuta chromosome 2, bAnaAcu1.1, whole genome shotgun sequence genome contains a region encoding:
- the LY86 gene encoding lymphocyte antigen 86 has protein sequence MKTSNALVLILVLLSISASTEWPTHTVCKEDNLEIHYKSCDPQQDFAFSIDRCSDVATHTFNVRAAMVLRHSIKELYVKADLIIGGKTVLSYSDTLCEPGHSQLIFCGKKKGEHLYYEGPVTLGIKEIPQGDYTVSARLTNEDHVTIACADFTVKNYLDYY, from the exons ATGAAGACATCAAATGCTCTCGTTCTCATCTTAGTCCTGCTTTCCATCAGTGCCAGCACAGAATGGCCTACGCACACAGTCTGCAAAGAGGACAACTTGGAAATTCATTACAAAAGCTGCG ATCCCCAGCAAGACTTTGCTTTCAGCATTGACCGTTGTTCTGATGTTGCAACCCACACCTTTAATGTCAGAGCTGCCATGGTCCTAA GACACAGCATTAAGGAACTGTACGTCAAGGCTGATCTGATCATAGGTGGGAAGACCGTTCTAAGCTACTCAGACACACTTTGCGAGCCTGGTCATTCTCAGCTTATTTTCTGcggaaagaagaaaggag aacaCCTCTACTATGAGGGACCTGTCACACTGGGGATCAAAGAAATCCCACAG GGAGACTACACTGTTTCAGCAAGGCTGACTAATGAAGATCATGTCACTATTGCTTGTGCTGATTTTACTGTGAAAAATTATTTAGATTATTATTAG